GAGTACGCGGACAACTCGAGGACGGCCGGCCGCGCGGTGCGCCGTGGTGCGAAGTTCGTGGCGAGCTCCGTATGGGACTCCTCCGGCAACCACGCATCCCCGTCGGCCATGCCGAAGAAGCCGACGCCCGGCCCGGCCCGGCCGCCGGCCACCCCCACCACCCCGGCCCCTGCCCCGGCCGCCGCGGCCCAGGACTCCCCCGGCACCCCGCCCGCGGGCCCGCCACGGCCACGGCGCCGAGCCACCCGCCCGGCGGGGCCGGCGGGCGGAGGTAGGCCGTGACGGGCAAGCAGAAGGCACTGGTCGCCGGGGCCGTGCTCACTCCCTGCGTCGGATTCGTCCTGCTGCTGGTCGTGATCGTCGCGGTCCTGAACGGCAGCATGTCGGCCCAGGCGGGTCAGGCCGGCCAACCGGGCGTCGTCTCCAGTGTGGCCGGGATCCCGCCGGTGCTGCTGAGCGCGTACAACAACGCGGTCGCCAACCTGCCGAAGCTGCGCCCGAACTGCGCCGGCATGACCTGGTCGCTGCTCGCCGCGATCGGCGAGGTCGAGTCCACCCAGGCCTCCGGCAGCTCCATCGCGCCGAACGGGGACATCAGCCCGCCGATCTACGGTCCCCTGCTGGATGGCTCGGCGCCGGCGGCAACACCTCGCCCATCTACAACTCCACCGACGCGGAGAGGCAGCTTTCCGGCGGCAGCACCTACGCACGGGCCGCCGGCCCGATGCAGTTCATGCCGGCCACCTGGATCAACGACGGACAGGACGGCAACAGCGACGGCGCCAGCAACCCGCAGAACGTCTTCGACGCCGCCCTGACCACCGCGACGTACCTGTGCGGGACCGGCACCGCCGACCTGCGCAATCCGGAAGAGCTCCGGGCCGCGATCCTGCGCTACAACCACAGCCAGACCTACGTGGACGAGGTCCTGCAGTGGAAGACCACCTACGACCAGATGGGGCAGACCGCCGGCAACGGGCCCCTGGTGCCCGGCGGCAGCGCCCGCGGCCAGGCCGTGGTCGCCGCCGCACAGCGGGAGATGGCGCAGAACATCCCCTACTCCTGGGGCGGCGGCGGCACCGCAGGCCCCAGCGTCGGCTTCTGCGACGGCAAGAACGGCTACCTCAACGGCGTCTGCCAGGCATCGCACACCGTCGGCTTCGACTGCTCGGGCCTGTCCCAGTACGCGTACGGCCAGGTCGGTGTCTCCATCGACCGCACCGCCCAGGCGCAGTACGACGGCGCCCCCACCAAGATCCCGTTGTCGGTCGGCCTGGCCGCCCTGCAGCCCGGCGACCTCGTGTTCTTCAGCCTCAACCCGGGCAGCGGCCAGGGCATCTACCACGTCGGCATCTACGTCGGCGGCGGCCAGATGATCAACGCCGCCCACACCGGAACGAACATCCGCCAGGAGCCGGTCTGGATGAACAGCTACACCGGCGGCGGCCGCTACTGACCCCGTTCCCCTCACCGCCCGCCGGCCCGCGCCCAACCTCCGCCCGTTGACCGAGGAGCGAGAACCATGACCACCCGCCCGGCCTCCCGCAGCGCCCGCCGCCCGCTCATCGCCTCGGCCTCGCTGCTCGCCCTCGCGGCCACTCTGCTGCTCCTACCCAACGGGCAGCCCCGGGGACAGGCTCCGCTGCCCGTCAAGCCATCCACTCAGCCCGCCACCAGCACGAGCGTCCAGAGCGTCCCGACCCCGGCTGCGCAGGCGTCCCGCGCAACCTCGCCCGCACCCGCGGCGCCCAGCACTCCCGGACCGCACCGGCCGACCTGCTCGCCGGCGACATGCCCGACAGCTACCTGCAGCAAGTCCTCGAGCAGACCCAGCCGGCCGACCTCCCGGCCGCGCAGGAGAAGCAACTCGTCGCCCAGGCCGACCAGGTCCTCCTCGCCGACCTCACCGGCCAGGGCCGCTCCGCCTTCCTCCTACTTCGGCGGCCAGACCGCCACGGCCGCCTGGTCGCACGTCCGCGTCCAGGCCGGCATCGCACGCCGTCACCCCGGCAGCAGCAGCCAGGTCGACGCCCACCTGGTGTACGCCGGCACCGACCCGCACGGCCAGGCCCAAGAACGCCAGACCGTCACCATCGTGCTCGCCCAGGCCCCCGGCGATGGCGGTTGGCAGCCGGTCGGCGCACCGTAGCAGCAGCTCGTGGGCCTGTAGCGATCCTGAAAACGTAGGTCGAAGCCGTCGCCGCCACCATGTCGAAGTCGCCCACGTCCACCTGTGGACCGGCGACAAGGGCGGCTCCCTCCGCTCCTGTCAGCCGCCCCGCTCCCGCCGGAGGCTATCCGCACTGCACGGCCGCGGCTCGTCAGCCCCCGGAAAATTCCTCACCGTCACGGTCACACCGGCCGCCTCGCCGCCATCTATGGAGAGGCGACAGGCCAGCTCCGTCCCCGGCCTTGGCGCCGGGGCCCTTGGAAGAGGACATCCGCATGACCGTCGTCGATGTGATCGACTCCATTCTCGGCGTCGCCTCGCACGCGCCCAGGCTCGCGCAGTCCGCCGGCCCGGCCGTGGCGGCCAATCTCCCCGGCATCGTCCTGGTCACCGCGCCGCTGCTGCTCCTGCTCGCTGCCGGGCAGATGGTGCTGGCCCGCCGTGCACTCGCCGACCGGGCCGGCGTGGAGCTCCTGCCCCGCCCCGGCTTCGACCCAGGAGAGGAGGACATCCTGCGCTTTGTCCACCAGCTCGTCCGCGCGCAGGCGAGCGCTTCCCGCTGGCACCTGACACCCCGCCGGGCCACCGCGGTGCGGATCCGCCTGACGTCGAGCGGCGGCCCGCCCTCCTACAGGGTGGAGGCCCGCAGCCGCACCCTGGCCCTGATCAGCCGTCACGCCTACGTCGGCTGCGAGCTGCGCGACCCCGAGCAGGAGCTGACCGCCGCCTCGGGCGTCACCATCACCTTCGAGGGCCCGGCAGACCTCGAGACCACCGGGGTGGCCGCCTGATGAGCAGCAGCCTGTCCAACGTCATCTCCCTGGCCAAGCGCCGCAGCCCCGAGAACGAGTCCCCCACCAGGCTCGACGCGATACTTGCCGACGCTCCGGAGCAGGACGAAGAAGGGCCTCATCCGGAGTTCGTCGCCCGTGCCGAGCTCACCCTGGCCATGCCCGACCACCTCGCGCTGCGACGGGTTCCCCTGCGCCCCGATCCCCTGCAGGGCATCACCGCGGCGCTGAGCTCGGTGAACCAGGAGGACGCAGAGCGGGCGGATGTCGTGCTCGACCTGATCCCCGTCACCGCGGAGCAGCTCAACCGCCGTCGCAAGCAGTTGCTGCGTTCCGGGCGCCGCGGCCGCGGCGCCGAGCCGATCCTGCCCGGCATGCCGCACGGCGGCGGCGCGTCGCTCGACCTCGGCGCCGTGATGGCGCAGGTGGCTCGGGAGGTGAAGCAGTCCGGCTCCTCCGCCAGCGGGCGCGGCAGCTCCGGTATCTCCGGTGAGGGCCTGTCGGTGCGGGCCGACATGACCGCGGTGCTGGGCAAGTACATGCCGCACGAGCCGAAGGAGCCGGTCTTCGCGTTCCAGCTGCTGGTGCGGGCCTCGTCCCGGGTCGAGGGCCGAGAGCTGATGCTGCTGGACGAGATCATCACGGCGCTGGAGGTCTGGAGCGGCGACAACCAGTGGAAGGAGGTCGGCCTCAACCTCCTCGTGCACCGGGTGGGGGCCGACTCAGTGCTGTACCGGCACCAGTTCGACCGGCGTTTCGCCACCGGGGAGTTCTCCCCGCGGCCGCCGGCGCTGGGTCAACGGCTCGGAGATCGCCGGACTGCTCAAGCCGCCCACGGTCCACAACGCGCACACCAAGCTGCCGGACGCGAGCGTCCCGCTGCCGCCAGGGGACCTGGTCGAGTACACCGGCCAGCGGGACCTGCTGCCGCTGGGCTTCGTCACCGGGCCCGACGGCCGGGAGTGCCTGGTCGGCGTGCCGCTGCGGTGGGTGCTGTTCGGCCTGTTCCTGGGCAAGTCCGGCTACGGCAAGACGGAGATGTCCCTGATCCAGGCGATCGCGCTCGCGCACAGCGGCCACGGGGTGATGTTCCTCGACCCGCACGGCGACGGCTGGCGCAAGGCCCAGCGGTTCCTCTCCCACGAGGGCCTGTACGACCGGCTGTGGGAGATCGACCTGTCGATCACCGACCCGGGCGCGATGGTCGCCTCCTGGAACCCGCTGTCGATGCAGGGGCGGCAGCCGAAGGACATCCCGAAGGTCGTCGGCGCGATCGTCGACTCCTTCGCCTCCGCCCTGAACTGGGGCGACACGAGCGGCCGCGCGAAGACGATCCTGACCCGCTCGGTGCAGTCCCTGGCCTATCTGTCGTACAAGTTCGCCGAGGCCGGCCACCCCGAGCTCGCGCCGACCGTGTTCCAGATCCAGACCCTGCTCATGGACGAGGACTGGCGCAAGCTCGTCGTCTCCTACCTGCCGCCCCGCCTGCAGAGCTTCTGGCGCAACAGCTTCCCCAAGTACCCGGGCGAGGCGGCGCCGGTCGTCACCAACATCATCGAGCGTCTGGACAGCTCGGACGCCCTGAAGGCATTCCTCGGCAGCCCGGAGTCGACCTACGACATCCGGCGGGCGATGGACGAGGGCAAGGTCGTGTTCATCTGCCCGGAGGGCTCCGGTGACACCGACCGGATCATCTCCTGCCTGATCATTTACGACCTGTTCCGGGCCGGCCTGTCACGCCGCAACATCCACCCCTCCCAGCGCCGGGCGTTCTGGACGTTCATCGACGAGCTCACCGCGGTGGACGGCGCCTCCAAGGGCCACCTCGCTGCGATCACCGAGCAGCTGCGCAAGTACATGGTCAAGCTGCTGGCGATGACGCAGATGATGCAGCGCCTGACGGCCACCACCAGGGCCGGCCTGCTGCAGAACCTGTCGATCCTGTCGACCACCGCGGCCGACGTCGAGGAGGCCGCGCTGGTCACCAAGCGGTGGGGCGGGGCGGTCGACCCGAACACCGTGGTCAAGCTGCGGCCCTACCACTACGTGATGTCCGTGAACCGGGGTGAGGGCATGTCCGACCCGTTCCGGGTGCGGGGCGCCAGCGTCGAGGAGGCGTACGCCCTCTACGACAACCCCGACGGCGCCGAGCGTCTGCAGGATGCGCTGAACACCAACCTGAAGCGGCGCCCCGTCGGGCAGATCCTCGCCGAGCTGGAGACCCTCGACGAGCGGATCTTCGACGGCGTCACCCAGTACCTGACCCCGGTCCGGGTCTCCGCGCGGGAGGCCGCGGCCGGCGACATCGAGTCCGAGCCCACCGGCCGGCCGCCCCGACAGCGCCCCGGCCCCGGCCGAACCGGGGCGCGCCTGGCAGCCCGATCGCGGGCGCTGCCGTCGACCCCGAGCAGGCGCAGTACGACCGTCCCGACGACGCCGACGAGGCATGGAGCACTGATCTGGGATGAACGCCGCCACCCTTCACCGCCCCGCCACGATGAGCCGCCTGGCCCAGGAGTCCATGACCGTGCTGTACCAGCACCGGCTGATGACCACCCAGCAGCTGCGCCGACTGCTCCAGCCCCGGGCGCAGCGGCCCGTCTATCTGCTGGACCAGCTCAGGCGCCTGGAGGATGCCGGGCTGGTCGAGCGGGTGCGCGCGCTGCATCGCAACCCCCGCCATGCCCAGTTCCTGTGGTTCCTGACCGAGGACGGCTACCTGCATATGGACGGCTCGCAGGAGAGCGTCACCCGCCAGCACCGCACCACCACCGCCACCGCCACCGGGCCTCGCCAGGCGCACACCCTGGCGGTGAACGAGGTCGGCATCGCGATGGTGGAGCACGCGCGGAGGGCGGGACATGAGTGCGGGCCGCTGGACTGGATGCCGGAGGTCGCCCACCGGATGCGGGACGGCCAGCGGCGCTTCGAGGACGGCCACGTCATCTCCGATGCCGTCCTGGATTACACGCACGTCGCCGGCGATGGCCGCCGCACGCTGCTGCGGGCCTTCGTCGAGCTGGACCGGTGCACCATGACCGTCACCCGGCTCGCGGACAAGGTCGCCGCGTACGGGCGGTACTTCGACTACATCCCGCAGGAGCACGACCGTGCCCGCCGTCCGAACAGGAGCCGTCCCGCCTGGCAGAGCACCTACTCCCGCTTCCCGCGGCTGCTGATCGTGCTGGACCACCAGTCCCCGCGTGTCCTGGGCTCCCGCACCAACGACCTCGGCGCGCTGACCGGCGCCAACCCCGGCCTGTCGGCGCTGGCGGCGCAGCTGTCCGTCGGCGTGACCACGCTGGCCAAGCTCCGCGAGCAGGGTCCGTTCGCCCCGATCTTCAAGCCGCTGCTGCGCAACCAGCCGCCCGCCGACATGTTCCTGCGTCCGCAGGCCGAGAGCTGAGCACCAGCACCACCCGTACAAGGAGGACAGCACCGTGACGACGACCAGCGACACCGGCCCGGACCTTGCGCCCGGCTCCGCCGGCGTCAGCATGATCCACCTGGCGGAGATCCTCCAGCGCCACACCCGCCTGGCGCAGCGGCGGTTCGTGATGCTGCCGTTGCGCGGGCCGGGCAGCGCCTACACCGAGCCCCAGGGCCGGCAGCCGGGCGATGCGACCGCCCCGGTCGAGCTCGCCGACCTGATCTCCGCCATCAGCGAGGTCGGGCTCCTGGAGCCGGTGCTCGTCGAGGAGACGCCGAACCCCGGC
The Kitasatospora paranensis genome window above contains:
- a CDS encoding C40 family peptidase — translated: MPATWINDGQDGNSDGASNPQNVFDAALTTATYLCGTGTADLRNPEELRAAILRYNHSQTYVDEVLQWKTTYDQMGQTAGNGPLVPGGSARGQAVVAAAQREMAQNIPYSWGGGGTAGPSVGFCDGKNGYLNGVCQASHTVGFDCSGLSQYAYGQVGVSIDRTAQAQYDGAPTKIPLSVGLAALQPGDLVFFSLNPGSGQGIYHVGIYVGGGQMINAAHTGTNIRQEPVWMNSYTGGGRY
- a CDS encoding replication-relaxation family protein → MTTQQLRRLLQPRAQRPVYLLDQLRRLEDAGLVERVRALHRNPRHAQFLWFLTEDGYLHMDGSQESVTRQHRTTTATATGPRQAHTLAVNEVGIAMVEHARRAGHECGPLDWMPEVAHRMRDGQRRFEDGHVISDAVLDYTHVAGDGRRTLLRAFVELDRCTMTVTRLADKVAAYGRYFDYIPQEHDRARRPNRSRPAWQSTYSRFPRLLIVLDHQSPRVLGSRTNDLGALTGANPGLSALAAQLSVGVTTLAKLREQGPFAPIFKPLLRNQPPADMFLRPQAES